A stretch of Gadus chalcogrammus isolate NIFS_2021 chromosome 9, NIFS_Gcha_1.0, whole genome shotgun sequence DNA encodes these proteins:
- the tph1a gene encoding tryptophan 5-hydroxylase 1a yields the protein MYSNKIEGPRRGRSFDSMNIAFEEKLLNNEINKSTFNKIDEKTEKSNAPEKGGATVIFSLKNEVGGLVKALKLFQENHVNLVHIESRKSKRRNSEFEIFVDCDSNHEQLNEIIQLLRKHVNIVDMEPPDNSCLLEEDMDSVPWFPKKISDLDNCANRVLMYGSDLDADHPGFKDNVYRNRRKYFADLAMSHKHADPIPRVEFTEEEVQTWGVVYRELNKLYPTHACREYLKNLPLLAKHCDCREDNIPQLEDVSRFLKERTGFTIRPVAGYLSPRDFLAGLAYRVFHCTQYVRHSSDPLYTPEPDTCHELLGHVPLLAEPSFAQFSQEIGLASLGASDDSVQKLSTCYFFTVEFGLCKQEGRLRAYGAGLLSSISELKHALSGNASIKPFDPRVTCKQECMITTFQDVYFVSDSFEEAKVKMREFAKTMRRPFTIRYNPYTQSVDVLKDTPSINSVVEELRHELDIVGDALNRLNRHLGI from the exons ATGTATTCAAACAAAATTGAAGGACCACGAAGAGGGAGGTCATTTGATTCGATGAATATCGCCTTTGAAGAGAAACTGCTTAACAATGAG ATTAACAAGTCAACCTTCAACAAAATCGACGAGAAAACCGAGAAGAGCAACGCACCTGAGAAAGGGGGAGCAACAGTCATCTTCTCCCTGAAAAACGAAGTGGGAGGACTAGTCAAGGCACTGAAACTCTTCCAG GAAAACCACGTCAATCTCGTACACATAGAATCCAGGAAGTCCAAGCGGCGCAACTCAGAGTTTGAAATATTTGTGGACTGTGACAGCAACCACGAACAACTGAACGAGATCATCCAACTCCTCCGCAAGCACGTGAACATAGTGGACATGGAGCCTCCCGATAACTCCTGTCTGCTGGAGGAAG ACATGGACAGCGTCCCCTGGTTCCCAAAGAAGATCTCGGACCTGGACAATTGCGCCAACCGGGTCTTGATGTACGGCTCGGATCTGGACGCAGACCATCCG GGTTTCAAGGACAACGTTTACCGCAACAGAAGAAAGTACTTTGCAGATCTGGCAATGAGCCATAAACA CGCTGATCCCATCCCCCGCGTGGAgttcacagaggaggaggtgcagaccTGGGGGGTGGTGTACAGGGAGCTGAACAAGCTGTACCCCACCCACGCCTGCAGGGAGTACCTGAAGAACCTGCCCCTGCTGGCCAAACACTGTGACTGCAGGGAGGACAACATCCCCCAGCTGGAAGACGTCTCCCGCTTCCTCAAAG AGCGCACAGGGTTCACCATCAGGCCCGTGGCTGGCTACCTCTCCCCCAGGGACTTCCTTGCCGGCCTGGCCTACCGCGTGTTCCACTGCACGCAGTACGTGCGCCACAGCTCAGATCCCTTATACACGCCCGAGCC GGACACGTGCCACGAGTTGCTGGGCCACGTCCCCCTGCTGGCCGAGCCTAGCTTCGCCCAGTTCTCCCAGGAGATCGGCCTCGCCTCGCTGGGAGCCTCGGACGACTCCGTTCAGAAACTGTCCACA TGTTATTTCTTCACGGTGGAGTTTGGCCTATGCAAGCAGGAGGGGAGGCTACGGGCTTACGGGGCAGGGCTGCTCTCCTCCATCAGCGAACTCAAG CACGCGCTGTCCGGTAACGCCAGCATAAAGCCCTTTGACCCCAGAGTGACCTGCAAACAGGAGTGCATGATCACAACATTCCAGGATGTATACTTTGTGTCAGACAGCTTCGAAGAGGCCAAGGTGAAGATGAG AGAGTTTGCCAAGACCATGAGGCGTCCTTTCACCATCCGCTACAACCCATACACCCAGAGTGTGGACGTGCTGAAGGACACGCCAAGCATTAACAGCGTGGTGGAGGAGCTCCGGCACGAGCTGGACATCGTGGGCGACGCCCTCAACCGCCTCAACCGCCACCTGGGGATCTGA